CAAGACCATTTAAGGTTGAATTAGGACCATTACAATATCCAATTTGAATAGGCATCTCACCATAAAAAGCTTCTTGAAGCTGATCTTTAATAATGGTGTTTTCCATCTCAGTAACGGATGCTACGTATACATTCTGATCTTGAGGAATAGTTAAACTATCCATATATGTTTCTAGTTCACTGAAATCGTATTCATTAATTACCTTTCCATAAGGCTTAAATTTGCTGTCCTCTATATGATAAAAAGGTACATGTTTATTTAAGTCTTTCATGTATTGAAAGCTGCTCAACGTTTTCTTCTCTCCTTTTGCTATATAAAAAGCCCCTCCAAGAAGATAATAAGATTCTAAGAGGCGCCTTTTATAAAATACATATGTTTATTTTAAGACAGGAGCTTCTGTGACTGTATTATCCCAAGCGTTGCGGAATTTGTTTAAACCATAGTCTGTGAACGCATGCTGGAAGCTTTCTTTATATACATCAAATCCGCAAGTCACAATATGCGCACCAGCTTTTGCCGCATCTACAATTTGTTTACCATTACGTAAAGCAGCAACAATGATTTCTGTGTTGTAATCGTAGTTTTTATAGATATTCACAATATCCTGAATGTATTGAGTTGTATCGTCCCCGCTATTTTCTTTCCAGCCGACAAATGGAGATACAAATTTAGCTCCAATTCTTGCAGGCTGAAGTGCTTGTGATGGCGAGAAGACAAGAGTGACGTTAGTAGAAATACCTTCTTTTTCAAATTCCTTTGCTGCAATTAAGCCAGGCTCTGTGCATGGAATTTTAATAACAAAGTTTGACGATAATTTAGCAATCTTTGTCCCTTCTTCTACCATATCTTTAGCATTATCTAAATGAGGATTGATTTCCACTGAAATCGGGAAATTTTCGACTCCTTTAAACTCACTTGCAAATTCATCTAAAACCGTTAAGAATGGTTTACCGCTGTTCATAATGTGGCGAGGGTTTGTTGTAACTCCATCAATTGCCCAGTTTTCATACGCGTAACGAATTTCCTCTAAAATTGCACTATCTAAAAAATACTTCATCTTTATACCTCCAGTTAAGTGACTATTACCCCTA
The genomic region above belongs to Priestia megaterium and contains:
- a CDS encoding transaldolase family protein, translated to MKYFLDSAILEEIRYAYENWAIDGVTTNPRHIMNSGKPFLTVLDEFASEFKGVENFPISVEINPHLDNAKDMVEEGTKIAKLSSNFVIKIPCTEPGLIAAKEFEKEGISTNVTLVFSPSQALQPARIGAKFVSPFVGWKENSGDDTTQYIQDIVNIYKNYDYNTEIIVAALRNGKQIVDAAKAGAHIVTCGFDVYKESFQHAFTDYGLNKFRNAWDNTVTEAPVLK